The following proteins are co-located in the Methylomonas sp. 11b genome:
- a CDS encoding RelA/SpoT family protein has protein sequence MTQNNSSIAKLFPGFSDADSLQIGQALKLVEQLSVDYHDTVRPKGVDVAAILMSVHIDLETILAALLSDSRVAGKLSDSAIREQFGPVVADLVKDVSWLNHVSIYSTDMANQPNQAEILRRMLLAMTHDVRAVLIKLAFRIQRLRGLQHEQENIRRFIARETLDIYAPLANRLGINQFKWELEDLAFRYADPEHYRFVTESLAVNREQRQAFIERFVTTLNDRLKQEGIQAKVYGRPKHIYSIWNKMHRKQLAINELYDLLAVRVVVDSLSACYMVLGLAHSQWQHIPREFDDYIANPKENGYQSLHTVVLDEDGNRIEIQIRTKAMHDFAELGVAAHWRYKEGSKFNAATEKNIASLRQLLEDKDNADSLLENFHTELFSDRVFVLTPAGKLIDLVKGATPLDFAYAIHTEVGHSCRGAKVNGQIKPLTYKLCSGEQVEIITVKNGQPNHNWLNPNLGYLKTPRAISKVKSWFKQQQQAENVAAGKLLLDKESKRLGLKTVDINELLRHFKFSDIEHFYEALGHGDINNRQLAGALKIPELEPTPIKLVPSKSPTQSAITIDDIDNVVTTLAHCCSPVKGDEIIGFISHKRGITIHRRDCENIRHLSPEQQLQLLKADWSGQQTVHHSVPILIHAFNAQNLLNDVSQVLAAGKVHISNASLKTHDDLSAILTMTIQIENTEQLSLVLTRISHLPNIIEVRRKV, from the coding sequence ATGACTCAAAATAATTCTTCCATCGCCAAACTGTTTCCCGGCTTTTCAGACGCTGATAGCTTACAGATAGGCCAAGCACTGAAGCTGGTCGAGCAACTTTCGGTGGACTACCACGACACCGTCCGCCCCAAAGGCGTCGATGTCGCAGCGATTTTAATGAGTGTGCATATCGACCTGGAAACTATTCTGGCGGCGCTGCTCAGCGATTCACGCGTTGCCGGCAAACTTAGCGACTCGGCAATACGAGAGCAATTCGGGCCGGTGGTCGCCGACTTGGTTAAGGATGTGAGCTGGCTGAATCATGTCAGCATTTACAGTACCGACATGGCAAACCAGCCCAATCAAGCCGAGATCTTGCGGCGCATGCTGCTGGCGATGACCCACGACGTGCGAGCGGTGCTGATTAAATTGGCTTTCCGCATTCAACGGCTGCGCGGACTACAACACGAGCAAGAAAATATCCGCCGCTTTATTGCCAGGGAAACTCTGGATATTTATGCGCCTCTCGCCAATCGCCTGGGCATTAATCAATTTAAATGGGAATTGGAAGATCTAGCGTTTCGCTATGCCGATCCGGAGCATTACCGCTTCGTTACCGAATCATTGGCGGTCAATCGCGAACAACGCCAAGCCTTTATCGAACGCTTTGTAACGACCCTTAACGACCGTTTAAAACAGGAAGGCATACAGGCCAAGGTCTACGGCAGACCCAAGCACATCTATAGCATCTGGAACAAGATGCACCGCAAGCAGCTGGCGATAAATGAGCTTTACGACTTATTGGCAGTGCGGGTGGTGGTGGACAGTTTGTCTGCCTGCTACATGGTGCTGGGCTTGGCGCACAGCCAATGGCAACATATTCCACGCGAATTCGACGATTACATCGCCAACCCCAAGGAAAACGGTTATCAATCGCTGCATACCGTGGTTTTGGATGAAGACGGCAACCGTATCGAAATTCAAATCCGTACCAAAGCCATGCACGACTTCGCCGAATTGGGGGTAGCAGCACACTGGCGCTATAAGGAAGGCAGCAAGTTCAACGCTGCCACCGAGAAGAACATCGCGTCGCTCCGACAACTGCTGGAAGACAAGGATAACGCCGACAGCTTACTGGAAAACTTTCATACCGAGCTATTTTCTGATCGGGTATTCGTACTCACCCCGGCCGGTAAGCTGATCGACTTGGTCAAGGGCGCTACTCCACTGGATTTTGCCTATGCAATTCATACCGAAGTCGGCCATAGCTGCCGCGGTGCCAAGGTTAACGGTCAGATCAAGCCACTGACCTACAAGCTTTGTTCCGGGGAGCAGGTGGAAATTATCACTGTCAAAAACGGCCAGCCCAATCACAACTGGCTGAATCCCAACCTCGGTTACTTAAAGACCCCCCGCGCGATCAGTAAGGTAAAAAGCTGGTTCAAGCAACAACAGCAGGCCGAAAATGTCGCCGCCGGCAAATTGCTGCTGGATAAGGAGAGTAAGCGGCTGGGATTAAAAACCGTCGATATCAACGAGCTTTTAAGGCATTTTAAATTCTCGGACATAGAACATTTTTACGAAGCGCTAGGACACGGCGACATCAACAACAGGCAATTGGCCGGCGCGCTGAAAATTCCGGAATTGGAACCTACGCCGATTAAGTTGGTGCCAAGCAAATCCCCGACCCAATCGGCGATCACTATCGACGATATCGATAACGTGGTCACCACGCTGGCGCATTGTTGCTCGCCGGTAAAAGGCGACGAGATAATCGGTTTTATCTCGCATAAGCGCGGCATCACTATTCATCGCCGCGATTGCGAGAATATCCGGCATTTATCACCAGAACAGCAACTGCAATTGTTGAAAGCCGATTGGAGTGGTCAACAAACCGTACATCACAGCGTGCCGATTTTGATTCACGCCTTTAATGCGCAAAATTTGCTGAACGACGTTTCTCAGGTACTAGCCGCCGGGAAAGTACATATCAGCAATGCGTCATTGAAGACCCACGACGACTTGTCCGCCATTCTGACTATGACCATTCAAATTGAAAATACCGAGCAGCTCAGTTTGGTGCTGACACGTATCAGTCATTTGCCGAATATTATTGAAGTGAGGAGGAAAGTCTGA
- the infA gene encoding translation initiation factor IF-1, with product MAKEDQIEMDGKVIDTLPNTMFRVELENGHIVTAHISGKMRKHYIRILTGDKVRVEMTPYDLTKGRITFRNR from the coding sequence ATGGCAAAAGAAGATCAGATTGAAATGGATGGCAAGGTCATCGACACCCTGCCCAATACTATGTTTCGCGTCGAGCTAGAAAACGGTCACATCGTTACCGCCCATATCTCCGGCAAAATGCGCAAGCACTATATCCGCATCCTAACTGGCGATAAAGTCCGCGTAGAAATGACTCCCTACGACCTAACTAAAGGCCGTATCACTTTCCGCAATCGCTAA
- a CDS encoding nucleoside recognition domain-containing protein: protein MLNFIWIFFFLSAFATAAFKLLVLGDTKVFSDLMNAMFSLAKTAFEISLGLSGVLALWLGIMKIGEHSGFIDLLTKALNPLFSRLMPEIPKDHPALGAMVMNIAANMLGLDNAATPMGIKAMQEMQTLNPHPERATDAQILFLVINTASVTLFPVTIFAYRAQLGAANPTDVFIPILIATYMSTFTGLLAVAAMQKINLLDKVVLAYLGGITALVAGILAYFAGLDQAEMLKQSALVSHVILFSLVISFIIAAAYKRLNAYELFVEGAKHGFQTAITIIPYLVAMLVAFGVFRASGALELITDGVRLMVNVAGIDNRFIDGLPTALMKPFSGSGARAMMIDTMQTHGADSFAGRLASVVQGSTETTFYVLAVYFGAVNIKQIRHAAACGIIADFGGILTAIFVTYWFFG, encoded by the coding sequence TTGCTGAACTTCATCTGGATATTCTTCTTCCTGAGCGCATTCGCCACCGCCGCCTTCAAGCTGCTGGTGCTGGGCGACACCAAGGTGTTTTCCGACTTGATGAATGCGATGTTCAGCCTGGCTAAGACCGCGTTCGAGATTTCGCTGGGACTGAGCGGCGTGCTGGCCTTGTGGCTGGGCATCATGAAAATCGGCGAGCATAGCGGCTTCATCGATTTGTTGACCAAGGCGCTCAATCCATTATTCAGCCGCTTGATGCCTGAAATCCCGAAGGATCATCCGGCGTTGGGCGCGATGGTGATGAACATTGCCGCCAACATGCTGGGTCTGGATAACGCGGCGACGCCGATGGGCATCAAAGCTATGCAGGAAATGCAAACTCTGAATCCGCATCCCGAACGAGCCACCGATGCGCAGATTCTGTTTCTGGTAATCAACACTGCCTCTGTGACGCTGTTCCCGGTGACGATTTTCGCTTATCGAGCCCAACTCGGCGCGGCTAATCCCACCGACGTGTTCATCCCGATTTTGATCGCCACCTATATGTCGACGTTTACCGGCTTACTGGCCGTCGCCGCCATGCAAAAGATCAATCTGCTGGACAAGGTGGTATTAGCCTATCTGGGCGGCATCACTGCCTTGGTCGCCGGCATCTTGGCCTATTTCGCAGGGTTGGATCAAGCCGAAATGTTGAAGCAATCGGCACTGGTCAGCCATGTCATTTTGTTCAGTTTGGTGATTTCATTCATCATTGCCGCCGCTTACAAACGCTTGAACGCCTACGAACTGTTTGTCGAAGGCGCAAAGCACGGTTTTCAGACCGCCATCACCATCATTCCCTATCTGGTGGCGATGCTGGTGGCCTTCGGAGTATTTCGGGCCAGCGGCGCGCTGGAATTGATCACCGATGGCGTAAGGCTAATGGTCAATGTTGCAGGCATCGACAACCGCTTCATCGACGGCCTGCCCACCGCGCTGATGAAGCCGTTCAGCGGCAGCGGTGCGCGGGCGATGATGATAGACACCATGCAGACCCACGGCGCCGATTCATTTGCCGGGCGGCTGGCGTCGGTGGTGCAAGGCAGCACCGAGACCACGTTTTATGTGTTGGCGGTGTATTTCGGCGCGGTGAACATCAAGCAGATACGTCATGCCGCAGCCTGCGGCATCATTGCCGACTTCGGCGGCATCCTTACCGCTATTTTTGTGACTTATTGGTTTTTCGGCTAA
- the purB gene encoding adenylosuccinate lyase — protein MTLTAISPIDGRYAGKVDALRPIFSEYGLIRYRVKVEVRWLQALAAEAKIVEVPALSADAIAVLNGIVSNFSEADAQAVKDIEKTTNHDVKAVEYFLKEKIKGNAELHAVNEFIHFACTSEDINNLSYALMLKEGRSLILAEIDATIDAIKKLALASADQPMLSRTHGQSATPTTVGKEFANVVARIQRQREQLAKVELLGKINGAVGNYNAHSVAYPDVDWAQFSQNFVESLGLAFNPYTIQIEPHDYMAEFFHALSRFNTILLDFDRDVWGYISLGYFKQKTVAGEVGSSTMPHKVNPIDFENSEGNLGLANAIFGFLADKLPVSRWQRDLTDSTVLRNIGVGIAHTSIAIQSTLKGISKLEINPALIDQDLDQNWEVLAEPIQTVMRRYGIEKPYEKLKELTRGNRVTGEGMRAFVEKLEIPTQAKAELLALTPHSYTGYAADLAKKIG, from the coding sequence ATGACACTCACTGCCATCTCCCCCATCGACGGCCGCTATGCCGGCAAAGTTGACGCTTTGCGCCCCATTTTCAGCGAATACGGTTTGATCCGCTATCGCGTAAAAGTAGAAGTACGCTGGCTGCAAGCGTTGGCCGCGGAAGCCAAGATCGTCGAAGTACCGGCTTTGTCGGCCGATGCAATTGCGGTATTGAACGGCATCGTCAGCAATTTCTCCGAAGCCGACGCCCAAGCCGTAAAAGACATCGAGAAGACCACCAACCATGACGTCAAGGCGGTCGAGTATTTTCTGAAAGAAAAGATCAAAGGTAACGCCGAACTGCATGCCGTCAACGAGTTCATCCACTTCGCCTGCACCTCGGAAGACATTAACAATCTGTCTTACGCCTTAATGTTGAAGGAAGGCCGCAGCCTGATTCTGGCCGAAATAGACGCCACCATAGACGCCATCAAAAAACTGGCTTTGGCTAGCGCCGATCAGCCTATGCTGTCTCGCACTCACGGCCAATCGGCAACACCGACCACGGTCGGCAAGGAATTCGCTAACGTCGTCGCCCGCATACAACGCCAGCGCGAGCAATTGGCCAAGGTAGAGCTACTGGGCAAGATCAACGGTGCGGTCGGCAATTACAATGCGCACAGCGTCGCCTATCCGGATGTTGATTGGGCGCAATTCTCGCAAAACTTCGTTGAGTCGCTAGGTTTGGCCTTCAACCCTTACACGATACAGATTGAACCTCATGATTACATGGCCGAGTTTTTCCACGCCCTGTCGCGCTTCAACACTATCCTGTTGGATTTCGACCGCGACGTCTGGGGCTATATCTCGCTGGGTTATTTCAAACAAAAAACCGTGGCCGGCGAAGTAGGTTCCTCGACGATGCCACACAAGGTCAACCCGATCGACTTCGAAAATTCCGAAGGCAATCTGGGATTAGCCAATGCGATTTTCGGCTTCCTGGCCGACAAACTGCCGGTATCGCGCTGGCAGCGGGATTTGACCGATTCCACCGTGTTGCGCAACATCGGCGTCGGCATCGCCCACACCAGCATCGCCATCCAGTCGACCTTGAAAGGCATTTCCAAACTGGAAATCAACCCTGCTTTGATCGACCAGGATCTGGATCAGAACTGGGAAGTACTGGCGGAACCAATCCAGACCGTAATGCGCCGTTACGGGATCGAAAAGCCTTACGAAAAATTAAAAGAATTGACCCGCGGCAATCGTGTCACCGGCGAGGGCATGCGCGCTTTCGTCGAGAAACTGGAGATTCCAACCCAAGCCAAAGCCGAACTGCTTGCACTCACACCGCACAGCTACACCGGTTACGCGGCAGATTTAGCCAAGAAAATCGGCTAA
- the mnmA gene encoding tRNA 2-thiouridine(34) synthase MnmA, producing MSKHIIVGMSGGVDSSVTALILQEQGHKVTGLFMKNWEEDDGTEYCTAMEDLADAQQVCDKLGIELKTVNFAAEYWDDVFEVFLSEFKAGRTPNPDILCNKHVKFKAFLDYATEDLGAEYIATGHYARVDQHNGEFRLLKGLDPNKEQSYFLYAMGQKALSRTLFPIGHLHKPEIRALADKAGFANSRKKDSTGICFIGERKFKEFLQRYLPHQPGEMRTPEGQYIGKHHGLMYYTLGQRQGLGIGGVKDAPDEPWFVLEKDLDNNVLIVGQGHDHPLMLHNMLEAGQLDWCSNQPLTEPLRCAAKTRYRQPDQDCVVEPITGGIRVKVRFDEPQRAITPGQSVVFYAGEICLGGGIIESKYNR from the coding sequence ATGAGTAAACACATCATCGTCGGCATGTCCGGCGGCGTCGACTCGTCCGTCACTGCATTAATCCTGCAAGAACAAGGCCATAAGGTCACCGGTTTGTTCATGAAAAATTGGGAAGAAGACGACGGCACCGAATATTGCACGGCAATGGAAGACCTGGCCGACGCACAGCAGGTTTGCGACAAACTGGGCATAGAGCTGAAGACTGTCAACTTTGCCGCCGAATACTGGGACGACGTGTTCGAAGTATTCTTGTCGGAGTTTAAAGCCGGTCGGACCCCCAATCCCGACATCCTTTGTAACAAACACGTCAAATTTAAAGCCTTTTTGGACTATGCCACCGAAGATCTGGGCGCCGAATACATCGCCACCGGCCACTATGCCCGCGTCGATCAGCACAACGGCGAATTTAGATTATTAAAAGGCTTAGACCCCAACAAGGAGCAAAGCTATTTTTTATATGCGATGGGCCAGAAAGCTTTATCTCGAACCCTGTTCCCGATCGGCCACCTGCACAAACCGGAAATTCGCGCGCTGGCCGATAAGGCCGGTTTTGCCAACAGTCGCAAGAAAGACAGCACTGGCATCTGCTTTATAGGCGAACGCAAGTTCAAGGAATTTCTGCAACGCTACCTGCCCCACCAACCCGGCGAAATGCGCACCCCCGAAGGCCAATATATCGGCAAACACCACGGTCTGATGTACTACACCCTCGGCCAACGCCAAGGCTTGGGTATAGGCGGCGTCAAAGATGCCCCGGACGAACCCTGGTTCGTGCTGGAAAAAGACCTGGACAACAACGTGCTGATCGTCGGCCAAGGCCACGACCATCCCTTGATGCTGCACAACATGCTGGAAGCCGGACAATTGGACTGGTGTAGCAACCAACCCTTGACCGAACCGCTACGTTGCGCTGCCAAGACACGTTACCGCCAGCCCGATCAGGATTGCGTCGTCGAACCCATAACCGGCGGCATCCGCGTCAAAGTCCGCTTCGACGAACCGCAACGTGCAATAACGCCAGGCCAGTCCGTCGTATTTTATGCCGGCGAAATTTGCTTGGGTGGTGGCATCATCGAATCCAAATACAACCGATAA
- the clpA gene encoding ATP-dependent Clp protease ATP-binding subunit ClpA — protein MLSKELEVTLNAAFTGAHAKRHEFITVEHLLLALLDNVTTIPILIACGCNVNALRAELTRFIDETISLIPEGIQRETQPTLGFQRVLQRAVFHVQASDKKEVTGANLFVALFSEQDSHAVYLLNKQDITRLDVVNYLAHGVSKIEQFRKESSEEPEADRGSNEALSSPLEKYATNLNEEALKGNIDPLIGRELEVERTIQVLCRRRKNNPLLVGEAGVGKTAIAEGLAKRIVEEQVPDILLNSVIYSLDMGALVAGTKYRGDFEKRLKALISQLKKEPDSILFIDEIHTIIGAGSASGGVMDASNLIKPVLASGQLRCIGSTTYQEYRGIFEKDHALARRFQKIDVIEPSIEDTVLILKGLKSRFEEHHGLKYTQEALRLAVELSARYITDRHLPDKAIDVIDEAGARQRLFAGIDRKDLIDTAEIEEIVAKIARVPAQSVSSNDIDKLSNLEKNLKMLVFGQDEAISELASAIKLSRAGLRDTTKTIGSFLFAGPTGVGKTEVTRQLAKVLGIELIRFDMSEYMERHTVSRLIGAPPGYVGFDQGGLLTEAVTKHPHAVLLLDELEKAHPDVFNLLLQVMDHGTLTDNNGRKADFRNIILIMTTNAGAEESSRASIGFTQQNHASDSMKVIERGFSPEFRNRLDAIVQFKPLDMAVVGSVVDKFIFELEAILADKNVTLTLEPAARSWLAEHGCDPKMGARPMARLIQEKIKKPLAEDLLFGRLANGGHVRVHVENDALAFAIESKQLIVSELNQVV, from the coding sequence ATGCTAAGTAAAGAACTTGAAGTGACATTGAACGCTGCTTTTACTGGAGCTCATGCCAAAAGACACGAATTCATCACGGTCGAGCATTTGTTGCTGGCCTTGCTGGATAACGTCACGACGATACCGATTTTGATTGCTTGCGGCTGCAATGTTAATGCGTTGCGGGCCGAATTAACCCGGTTTATAGACGAAACCATTTCCCTGATTCCAGAAGGCATACAGCGAGAAACCCAGCCCACTTTAGGTTTTCAGCGCGTTTTACAGCGTGCGGTGTTTCATGTACAGGCTTCCGACAAAAAAGAAGTGACCGGCGCCAATCTGTTTGTGGCCTTGTTTAGTGAACAGGATTCACACGCGGTTTATCTGTTGAACAAACAAGACATCACCCGCTTGGACGTGGTCAATTACCTGGCGCATGGGGTTTCCAAAATCGAGCAGTTCAGAAAAGAGAGTAGTGAAGAGCCGGAAGCCGACCGTGGCAGCAATGAAGCTTTGTCCAGCCCATTGGAAAAATACGCAACCAACTTGAACGAAGAAGCCCTGAAAGGCAACATCGATCCTTTAATTGGCCGCGAGCTGGAAGTGGAAAGAACGATTCAGGTGCTTTGCCGCCGCCGCAAAAATAATCCTTTATTGGTAGGGGAAGCGGGGGTTGGTAAAACCGCTATTGCCGAAGGTTTGGCGAAACGAATTGTCGAAGAACAAGTGCCGGATATATTGTTGAATAGTGTCATTTATTCCTTGGACATGGGCGCACTGGTTGCCGGTACCAAATATCGCGGCGATTTTGAAAAACGACTAAAGGCTTTAATTAGCCAGCTTAAAAAAGAACCCGACTCAATTTTATTTATCGACGAAATTCATACCATTATTGGCGCGGGTTCCGCTTCCGGTGGGGTGATGGATGCGTCCAACTTGATCAAACCGGTGTTGGCATCCGGACAATTGCGTTGCATTGGGTCCACTACTTATCAAGAATATCGTGGTATTTTCGAAAAAGACCATGCTCTAGCGCGGCGCTTCCAGAAAATCGATGTGATAGAGCCATCGATAGAAGATACCGTATTAATCTTGAAGGGCTTGAAGTCACGCTTTGAAGAGCATCATGGCCTGAAATATACCCAAGAAGCGTTGCGACTGGCGGTGGAATTATCAGCACGCTATATCACCGACAGACATTTGCCGGACAAGGCCATTGATGTAATCGACGAGGCTGGGGCCAGGCAGCGTTTGTTTGCCGGTATTGACCGCAAAGATCTAATTGATACCGCAGAGATTGAAGAAATCGTCGCCAAAATTGCCAGAGTGCCGGCCCAATCGGTATCGTCCAACGATATTGATAAACTATCCAACTTGGAAAAAAATCTGAAAATGCTGGTTTTCGGTCAAGACGAGGCTATTTCAGAGTTAGCGTCAGCGATCAAATTATCACGGGCGGGTTTACGCGATACCACTAAGACCATCGGTTCATTCCTGTTTGCCGGCCCTACCGGTGTCGGTAAAACCGAAGTGACCCGTCAGCTGGCTAAAGTACTAGGCATAGAATTGATTCGTTTCGATATGTCCGAATACATGGAGCGGCATACCGTATCGCGTTTAATCGGTGCGCCTCCGGGTTATGTTGGGTTCGATCAGGGCGGATTACTGACCGAAGCGGTGACCAAGCATCCCCATGCAGTATTGTTGTTGGATGAATTGGAAAAAGCCCATCCGGATGTGTTCAATCTATTGCTACAGGTGATGGATCACGGCACCTTGACCGACAATAACGGTCGTAAAGCCGATTTCAGAAACATCATTCTAATTATGACTACCAACGCCGGCGCGGAGGAAAGCAGCCGGGCCTCTATTGGCTTCACTCAGCAAAATCATGCTTCCGATAGTATGAAAGTGATCGAGCGCGGTTTTTCGCCGGAATTTAGAAATCGTCTGGATGCCATCGTGCAATTCAAACCGCTGGATATGGCGGTGGTCGGTAGTGTGGTCGATAAGTTTATTTTCGAGCTGGAAGCCATATTGGCCGATAAGAACGTTACATTGACTTTGGAACCTGCCGCGCGGTCTTGGCTGGCCGAGCACGGTTGCGATCCGAAAATGGGCGCAAGGCCAATGGCGCGTTTGATTCAGGAAAAGATCAAAAAACCGTTGGCGGAAGATTTGTTGTTTGGTCGTTTAGCGAATGGCGGTCACGTACGAGTACATGTCGAGAACGATGCGTTGGCTTTTGCCATCGAGAGCAAACAACTTATCGTTTCGGAATTAAATCAAGTCGTGTAG
- a CDS encoding NUDIX hydrolase: MVWKPHVTVAAVIEKDGRFLLVEETTARGLAFNQPAGHLEEGEDLISAVKREVCEETAWQFEPEALIATQLWRRNPHMPSFVRFCFSGTVNNHNTEQPLDDGIIDTHWLSRNEIYAKRQQLRSPLVLTTVDEYLKGHRYPLTILQSFIDLE, from the coding sequence ATGGTTTGGAAACCTCACGTCACCGTCGCCGCCGTGATTGAAAAAGACGGTCGCTTTCTGCTGGTTGAAGAGACAACGGCACGAGGCCTTGCGTTCAATCAACCCGCAGGTCATTTGGAAGAAGGTGAAGATTTAATCAGTGCCGTCAAACGCGAAGTTTGCGAGGAAACAGCTTGGCAATTTGAACCGGAGGCATTAATCGCCACACAACTATGGCGCAGAAATCCACATATGCCCAGTTTTGTTCGCTTCTGTTTTTCCGGCACGGTCAACAACCACAACACAGAACAACCTCTCGATGACGGCATTATCGACACTCACTGGTTAAGCCGCAATGAAATTTACGCAAAACGCCAACAATTGCGCAGCCCTTTGGTTTTAACCACTGTGGACGAATACCTGAAAGGTCACCGTTACCCGCTTACCATCTTACAGTCTTTTATCGATTTAGAATGA
- the clpS gene encoding ATP-dependent Clp protease adapter ClpS, whose protein sequence is MSDFEPLKDGDGNTALQEAKPQLKRPPLYKVMLLNDDFTPMDFVVEILTDFFNMSQEKATQVMLQVHTQGVGVCGTYTKDVAETKVHIVNEYSREHHHPLMCTMEEA, encoded by the coding sequence ATGTCAGATTTTGAACCCTTGAAAGATGGCGACGGTAACACCGCGCTGCAAGAAGCCAAGCCGCAGCTGAAAAGACCGCCACTGTATAAGGTTATGTTGCTTAACGACGACTTTACGCCGATGGATTTTGTCGTCGAAATATTGACTGATTTTTTTAACATGAGCCAAGAGAAAGCCACTCAGGTGATGTTACAAGTGCATACACAGGGCGTCGGTGTTTGCGGTACCTATACTAAAGACGTTGCTGAAACGAAAGTACATATTGTTAATGAATATTCCCGCGAGCATCATCACCCGCTGATGTGCACGATGGAAGAGGCGTGA